A genomic stretch from Euzebyales bacterium includes:
- a CDS encoding DMT family transporter: MALRSGTGRRVPRSAPLDDRANVGDVAGPAARGALRLPLLLGALGAFAIAFSGIYVRLSTVAPATSAVFRCLYAVPVLALLARRETRAAGRRDVAHRRRSLAAGVAFAVDLVAWHYAIDVVGAGLATVLANVQVVIVGLVAWVVLGERPSRATIGAVPVMLFGVVLISGVIGADAYGDDPGLGAALGLLAAVAYSGYLLLLRAGNADQEHKAGALLDATVVGGLGAAVAGLALGDLDLVPSWPEHGWLIVLALNSQVVGWLLISYALPRLPAIVTSVLLLLQPVSAVLLGIVLLGEAPSVVQLGGVGLVLAGIVVSTASDAAAGRDRQRSER; the protein is encoded by the coding sequence GTGGCGCTGCGCAGCGGGACCGGTCGACGGGTGCCCCGGTCGGCGCCCCTCGACGATCGTGCCAATGTCGGGGACGTGGCGGGCCCCGCGGCCCGTGGCGCGCTCCGGCTGCCGCTGCTGCTGGGCGCGCTGGGCGCGTTCGCCATCGCCTTCTCGGGCATCTACGTGCGGCTCTCGACGGTCGCGCCCGCGACGTCGGCGGTGTTCCGGTGCCTGTACGCCGTGCCGGTGCTGGCGCTGCTCGCGCGTCGCGAGACGCGGGCCGCTGGACGACGCGATGTGGCGCACCGACGGCGCTCCCTTGCGGCCGGCGTCGCGTTCGCCGTCGACCTCGTGGCCTGGCACTACGCCATCGACGTGGTCGGCGCCGGACTGGCGACGGTGCTGGCCAACGTCCAGGTGGTCATCGTCGGCCTGGTCGCGTGGGTCGTGCTGGGCGAGCGACCGTCGCGCGCCACCATCGGCGCGGTGCCGGTCATGCTGTTCGGCGTCGTGCTGATCTCCGGCGTGATCGGCGCGGACGCCTATGGCGACGACCCCGGCCTCGGGGCCGCGCTCGGCCTGCTCGCCGCGGTCGCGTACTCCGGCTACCTGCTGCTGCTCCGAGCGGGCAACGCCGACCAGGAGCACAAGGCCGGCGCGCTGCTCGACGCGACCGTCGTCGGTGGCCTCGGTGCGGCGGTCGCCGGACTCGCGCTCGGCGACCTCGACCTCGTGCCCAGCTGGCCGGAGCACGGATGGCTGATCGTTCTCGCGCTCAACTCGCAGGTGGTCGGCTGGTTGCTGATCTCGTACGCCCTGCCCCGCCTGCCCGCGATCGTGACCTCGGTGCTGCTGCTGCTCCAGCCCGTCAGCGCGGTGCTCCTGGGCATCGTGCTGCTCGGCGAGGCGCCATCGGTCGTCCAGCTGGGAGGCGTCGGGCTCGTCCTGGCCGGCATCGTCGTATCGACCGCCAGCGACGCGGCCGCGGGGCGCGACCGTCAGCGATCGGAGCGCTGA
- a CDS encoding SDR family NAD(P)-dependent oxidoreductase encodes MNAGTVVVTGAATGIGRRAAVQLAGAGRHVIVMARSDERAAGVVAEATAAARAGGRVESIPADLADLAQVRAAAERIAAVGPVQAVVNNAAILAVARRRPRITTDGIEEVFAVNHVAPFVLTTILWPHLVGDGRVVLAGSRGLTAMPWQRLDLDDLDSRRRWSPVRAYYRSKLAQLAFAAELRRRGVVAAALQIPSVRLDQERLAAYPPLLQLAYRPKMRFAADPAAVAARYVELATGPIPPTGHVDARLRPVRWPDGTGDAALGAQVWSLTKELAGQRSDR; translated from the coding sequence ATGAACGCCGGCACGGTCGTGGTCACGGGCGCCGCCACGGGAATCGGGCGGCGCGCCGCCGTGCAGCTCGCCGGGGCGGGGCGCCATGTGATCGTTATGGCGCGGTCGGACGAACGGGCCGCCGGCGTCGTGGCGGAGGCGACCGCCGCGGCCCGCGCGGGCGGCCGAGTCGAGAGCATCCCGGCCGACCTCGCCGATCTCGCGCAGGTCCGGGCCGCCGCCGAGCGGATCGCCGCGGTCGGTCCGGTGCAGGCTGTCGTCAACAACGCCGCGATCCTCGCCGTCGCCAGGCGGCGGCCGAGGATCACCACCGACGGGATCGAGGAGGTCTTCGCGGTCAACCACGTGGCGCCGTTCGTGCTGACCACGATCCTGTGGCCCCACCTCGTCGGCGACGGCCGCGTCGTGCTCGCCGGTTCGCGCGGCCTGACCGCGATGCCGTGGCAGCGCCTGGACCTCGACGACCTCGACAGCCGACGGCGCTGGTCGCCGGTGCGCGCCTACTACCGCTCGAAGCTCGCCCAGCTGGCGTTCGCAGCCGAGCTGCGGCGCCGCGGCGTGGTGGCGGCCGCCCTCCAGATCCCCAGCGTGCGGCTCGACCAGGAGCGCCTGGCCGCCTACCCGCCCCTGCTGCAGCTGGCGTACCGGCCCAAGATGCGGTTCGCCGCGGACCCTGCGGCGGTGGCTGCACGGTACGTCGAGCTGGCGACCGGGCCGATCCCGCCCACCGGCCACGTCGACGCGCGGTTGCGTCCGGTCCGCTGGCCCGATGGCACCGGGGATGCCGCGCTGGGAGCGCAGGTGTGGTCGTTGACGAAGGAGCTGGCGGGTCAGCGCTCCGATCGCTGA
- the purH gene encoding bifunctional phosphoribosylaminoimidazolecarboxamide formyltransferase/IMP cyclohydrolase, producing MSNAPLQPRRALISAYDKTGLALLARALHDAGVELVSTGSTARVIADAGVPVTPVTDVTGFPEILDGRVKTLHPAVHGGILADRGVAEHLRTLTEHGITPIDLVVSNLYPFEQTVANPDVSAADAIEMIDIGGPAMMRAAAKNHAHVAVVVDPADYTTIVEQVSGDGIEAGTRRRLAAKAFTHTATYDAAIVAWFAGDDPMPFTRVDVWHKVTDLRYGENPHQQAAFYRPPSPRGLSAAPLLQGKALSYTNLLDADAAWRMATAFGEPCVAIVKHTNPTGIALAASLAEAYGPALAGDPVSAFGGIVGCNREVDAETARQVIEVFTEVVVAPAFSAEAREEFVKRRNLRLLEVSVPDSDVVQAQTVAGGLLVQRPDLGTDDAAGWQVVTRAQPTAEQSAALAFAWQACRHVKSNAIVLVHDRAVVGVGAGQMSRVDSVELAVRKAGDRAKGSVLASDAFFPFRDGPDAAITAGVAAIIQPGGSKRDDDTIAACDEAGIPMLTTGHRHFRH from the coding sequence GTGAGCAACGCCCCACTCCAACCGCGACGCGCACTCATCAGCGCGTACGACAAGACCGGCCTGGCGCTGCTGGCACGCGCGCTGCACGACGCCGGGGTCGAGCTCGTGTCCACCGGCTCGACCGCCCGGGTCATCGCCGATGCCGGCGTGCCGGTCACCCCGGTCACCGACGTGACCGGGTTCCCCGAGATCCTCGACGGCCGCGTCAAGACGCTGCACCCCGCGGTGCACGGTGGCATCCTCGCCGACCGCGGCGTGGCTGAGCACCTGCGGACGCTCACCGAGCACGGCATCACGCCGATCGACCTGGTCGTGTCGAACCTGTACCCGTTCGAGCAGACCGTCGCGAACCCTGACGTCTCCGCTGCCGACGCGATCGAGATGATCGACATCGGAGGGCCGGCCATGATGCGGGCGGCCGCCAAGAACCACGCGCACGTGGCGGTCGTGGTCGACCCGGCCGATTACACGACGATCGTCGAGCAGGTCTCAGGCGACGGCATCGAGGCCGGAACGCGCCGTCGCCTGGCGGCGAAGGCGTTCACCCACACCGCCACCTACGACGCGGCCATCGTCGCCTGGTTCGCCGGCGACGATCCCATGCCATTCACGCGGGTCGACGTGTGGCACAAGGTGACGGACCTGCGCTACGGCGAGAACCCCCACCAGCAGGCCGCGTTCTACCGGCCGCCGTCGCCGCGGGGGCTGTCCGCCGCACCCCTGCTGCAGGGCAAGGCGCTGAGCTACACCAACCTGCTCGACGCCGATGCGGCGTGGCGCATGGCGACCGCCTTCGGCGAGCCGTGCGTGGCGATCGTCAAGCACACCAACCCCACGGGCATCGCGCTGGCCGCCAGCCTGGCGGAGGCGTACGGACCGGCGCTGGCCGGTGACCCGGTCAGCGCGTTCGGCGGCATCGTGGGCTGCAATCGCGAGGTCGACGCCGAGACGGCACGGCAGGTCATCGAGGTCTTCACCGAGGTCGTGGTCGCGCCGGCGTTCTCGGCCGAGGCGCGCGAGGAGTTCGTCAAGCGGCGCAACCTGCGGCTGCTGGAGGTCTCGGTGCCGGACTCCGATGTGGTGCAGGCGCAGACCGTCGCGGGCGGCCTGCTGGTGCAGCGCCCGGATCTGGGCACCGACGACGCCGCCGGCTGGCAGGTCGTGACCCGGGCACAGCCGACCGCCGAGCAGAGCGCAGCGTTGGCGTTCGCCTGGCAGGCGTGCCGCCACGTGAAGTCGAACGCGATCGTGCTGGTCCACGACCGCGCGGTCGTCGGGGTCGGCGCCGGGCAGATGTCGCGCGTCGACAGCGTCGAGCTGGCGGTCCGCAAGGCCGGAGACCGCGCGAAGGGTTCCGTGCTGGCCAGCGACGCGTTCTTCCCGTTCCGCGACGGTCCCGACGCCGCGATCACGGCGGGCGTCGCGGCGATCATCCAGCCGGGCGGCTCGAAGCGCGACGACGACACGATCGCGGCGTGCGACGAGGCGGGCATCCCGATGCTGACCACGGGCCACCGCCACTTCCGCCACTGA
- the purN gene encoding phosphoribosylglycinamide formyltransferase has translation MHSQRIVVLASGSGTNLQALLDAPDLGGDVVGVVSDRPGARALERAAARGVHIATVPLDGDRVAWEATLTDRVAGMRPDLVVLAGFMRVLSGAFVHRWPVINIHPSLLPAFPGAHAVEDALAWGVKVTGVTVHFVDELVDHGPIIAQEAVAVHPGDTAASLHERLRKIEHQLLPDVVRDWCAGRLIRAGRHVRTQP, from the coding sequence GTGCACTCCCAGCGAATCGTCGTGCTGGCCAGCGGGTCAGGCACCAACCTCCAGGCGCTGCTCGACGCTCCCGACCTCGGCGGTGACGTCGTCGGCGTGGTGTCGGACCGGCCCGGTGCGCGGGCACTGGAACGCGCCGCGGCTCGTGGTGTGCACATCGCGACGGTGCCGCTGGACGGCGACCGGGTGGCGTGGGAGGCGACCCTGACCGATCGGGTCGCTGGGATGCGACCCGACCTGGTGGTGCTGGCCGGTTTCATGCGTGTGCTGTCGGGTGCCTTCGTGCACCGGTGGCCGGTGATCAACATCCACCCCTCGCTGCTGCCCGCGTTCCCCGGCGCCCACGCCGTCGAGGACGCGCTGGCATGGGGTGTCAAGGTCACGGGTGTCACGGTGCACTTCGTCGACGAGCTCGTCGACCACGGCCCGATCATCGCCCAGGAGGCCGTGGCCGTGCATCCCGGCGACACGGCGGCCAGCCTGCACGAACGGCTGCGGAAGATCGAGCACCAGCTGCTACCTGATGTGGTGCGGGACTGGTGCGCCGGACGCCTCATCCGTGCCGGACGACACGTGAGGACACAACCGTGA
- the sucD gene encoding succinate--CoA ligase subunit alpha — MSILIDSNTRVLVQGIGNQGTFHARRNADYGTTIVAGVHPKRGGETWEELDRPIYASAIEAVEHEDINTSMILVPAPFAKDAIIEAFEAGIELIVCLTEGIPVHDMAQIYNTFYPRYADGSFTREGRPVLIGPNCPGLISPGKANVGFIPESSTRAGPVGLVSRSGTLTYQLMHELDAASVGISTCVGIGGDPIIGSDFMDIIPQLAEDPETEAILFVGEIGGTEEQRVGRWIHEHIPDMPVAAYVAGFTAPPGKQMGHAGAIIKEGGDGGETAADKKTALTELGIDVGMNPSETAQLMIERLGQGARGLMT; from the coding sequence GTGAGCATCCTCATCGACAGCAACACCCGGGTCCTCGTGCAGGGCATCGGCAACCAGGGCACCTTCCACGCGCGGCGCAACGCCGACTACGGCACGACGATCGTGGCCGGTGTGCATCCAAAGCGCGGTGGCGAGACCTGGGAGGAGCTTGACCGGCCGATCTACGCCAGCGCGATCGAGGCGGTCGAGCACGAGGACATCAACACGTCGATGATCCTGGTGCCCGCACCGTTCGCGAAGGACGCGATCATCGAGGCCTTCGAGGCCGGCATCGAGCTGATCGTATGCCTGACCGAAGGCATCCCGGTCCACGACATGGCGCAGATCTACAACACCTTCTATCCGCGCTACGCCGACGGTTCGTTCACCAGGGAGGGCCGCCCTGTCCTCATCGGGCCGAACTGTCCGGGGCTGATCTCGCCCGGCAAGGCCAACGTCGGCTTCATCCCCGAGTCCAGCACCCGTGCGGGACCGGTTGGCCTGGTCAGCCGGTCAGGCACGCTGACCTACCAGTTGATGCACGAGCTGGACGCGGCCAGCGTCGGCATCTCGACCTGCGTGGGGATCGGCGGCGATCCGATCATCGGCTCGGACTTCATGGACATCATTCCGCAGCTGGCCGAGGACCCCGAGACCGAGGCCATCCTGTTCGTGGGTGAGATCGGCGGCACCGAGGAACAGCGGGTCGGCCGGTGGATCCACGAGCACATCCCGGACATGCCGGTCGCAGCCTACGTCGCCGGGTTCACCGCGCCTCCCGGCAAGCAGATGGGCCATGCCGGCGCGATCATCAAGGAGGGGGGCGACGGCGGCGAGACCGCGGCCGACAAGAAGACGGCTCTGACGGAGCTTGGCATCGACGTCGGCATGAACCCCAGCGAGACCGCGCAGCTGATGATCGAGCGCCTCGGCCAGGGGGCGAGGGGCCTGATGACCTAA
- the sucC gene encoding ADP-forming succinate--CoA ligase subunit beta has translation MEYQGKELFRSLGIPTTPRGELATSPGEALTHAANFGVPVMVKAQVLTGGRGKAGGVKYCRDADEARARAEGILGLDISGHRVNKVLIEPASDIAEEYYLSILLDRSSKGYKIIASVEGGVEIEEVNRTQPEKVRKEDIDPAGGIDRDRAKGVLTQASFPDDVIGEGADVLVALYEGFVASDATLFEVNPLVKTADGRVIALDSKVTIDDNALFRHPDLAAQSEEEADSPLEAKAKEQGLQYVKLHGDVGVLGNGAGLVMATLDVVNQAGGQPANFLDVGGGADAEKMTQSLSLVLSDEHVRSVLINIFGGITRGDEVASGILAALDNLGEVPQKLVVRLDGTKAEDGRAILDDADHPSIVTADTMVAAAERAVELAAQA, from the coding sequence ATGGAGTACCAGGGCAAGGAGCTGTTCCGCTCGCTCGGCATCCCGACGACCCCGCGTGGTGAGCTGGCGACCTCTCCGGGTGAGGCCCTGACGCATGCGGCGAACTTCGGCGTGCCGGTCATGGTCAAGGCGCAGGTGCTGACCGGTGGCCGGGGGAAGGCGGGCGGCGTCAAGTACTGCCGGGACGCCGACGAGGCACGCGCGCGGGCCGAGGGGATCCTCGGTCTCGACATCTCGGGCCACAGGGTCAACAAGGTGCTGATCGAGCCTGCCAGCGACATCGCCGAGGAGTACTACCTGTCGATCCTGCTCGACCGCTCGAGCAAGGGCTACAAGATCATCGCGAGCGTCGAGGGAGGGGTCGAGATCGAGGAGGTCAACCGCACCCAGCCGGAGAAGGTCCGCAAGGAGGACATCGATCCCGCCGGCGGGATCGACCGCGACCGGGCGAAGGGCGTTCTGACGCAGGCCAGCTTCCCCGACGACGTGATCGGTGAGGGCGCCGATGTGCTCGTCGCTCTCTACGAGGGCTTCGTGGCGTCCGACGCGACGCTGTTCGAGGTGAACCCACTGGTCAAGACGGCCGACGGGCGCGTGATCGCGCTCGACTCGAAGGTGACGATCGACGACAACGCCCTGTTTCGGCACCCCGATCTCGCGGCGCAGTCCGAGGAGGAGGCCGACAGCCCGCTGGAGGCGAAGGCGAAGGAGCAGGGTCTGCAGTACGTCAAGCTCCACGGTGATGTCGGCGTGCTCGGCAACGGCGCGGGACTCGTCATGGCAACGCTCGATGTCGTCAACCAGGCGGGTGGGCAGCCCGCGAACTTCCTCGACGTCGGCGGAGGCGCCGACGCGGAGAAGATGACGCAGTCCCTGTCGCTGGTGCTGTCCGACGAGCACGTCCGCAGTGTGCTGATCAACATCTTCGGCGGGATCACCCGTGGCGACGAGGTGGCCAGCGGCATCCTGGCCGCGCTGGACAACCTGGGCGAGGTCCCGCAGAAGCTGGTCGTACGGCTCGATGGGACCAAAGCCGAGGATGGCCGTGCCATCCTCGACGACGCCGACCACCCCAGCATCGTGACCGCCGACACCATGGTCGCCGCCGCCGAGAGGGCCGTCGAGCTTGCCGCGCAGGCGTGA
- a CDS encoding cobalamin B12-binding domain-containing protein codes for MAVRVLVAKPGLDGHDRGAKIVARALRDAGFEVIYTGLHQTPEQIVEAALQEDVQVVGLSIHSGAHMTLFPRVVELLAERDASDIVVFGGGIIPSEDIVELKQRGVAEIFTPGSRTDTIIDWVRDHVHDPAVDGGA; via the coding sequence GTGGCGGTCCGGGTGCTGGTGGCCAAGCCAGGCCTTGACGGCCATGACCGAGGCGCCAAGATCGTCGCCCGCGCACTGCGCGACGCCGGGTTCGAGGTGATCTACACCGGGTTGCACCAGACCCCGGAGCAGATCGTCGAGGCGGCCCTGCAGGAGGACGTGCAGGTCGTCGGCCTGTCGATCCACTCGGGCGCGCACATGACCCTGTTCCCCAGGGTCGTGGAGCTGCTGGCGGAGCGCGACGCCTCCGACATCGTGGTCTTCGGTGGCGGGATCATCCCGTCGGAGGACATCGTCGAGCTCAAGCAGCGAGGCGTTGCCGAGATCTTCACCCCGGGCTCTCGCACCGACACGATCATCGACTGGGTCCGTGACCATGTCCACGACCCGGCCGTGGACGGGGGAGCCTGA